Proteins from one Stenotrophomonas aracearum genomic window:
- a CDS encoding MlaC/ttg2D family ABC transporter substrate-binding protein — translation MKKTLIPALLASALLASLPSLSFAQPTQPAAAVPQSAATKTVMDASSRILATLQQRRAEFSKDPAALRSYIDSELNRTFDRDYAARLVLGANARGASDADVKLFADAMADNLMQRYGSALLTIQGKPTFRAKGEQPLPGNRGVKVSTELLRTGAESTPVEYMMRNVNGQWKIFDVNIEGISYVQTFRTQFDAPLRQKGIQEVAKELRAGSMQAGPAGNGK, via the coding sequence ATGAAAAAGACCCTGATTCCGGCGCTGCTCGCTTCGGCCCTGCTCGCCTCCCTGCCCTCGCTGTCGTTCGCCCAGCCCACCCAGCCCGCCGCCGCCGTCCCCCAGAGCGCGGCGACGAAGACGGTGATGGATGCCAGTTCCCGCATCCTGGCCACCCTGCAGCAGCGCCGCGCCGAGTTCAGCAAGGACCCGGCCGCCCTGCGCAGCTACATCGACAGCGAGCTCAACCGCACCTTCGACCGCGATTACGCGGCGCGCCTGGTGCTGGGCGCCAACGCGCGTGGCGCCTCTGACGCGGACGTGAAGTTGTTCGCCGATGCGATGGCCGACAACCTGATGCAACGCTACGGTTCGGCCCTGCTGACCATCCAGGGCAAGCCGACCTTCCGCGCCAAGGGCGAGCAGCCGCTGCCCGGCAACCGTGGCGTCAAGGTCTCCACCGAGCTGCTGCGCACCGGCGCCGAATCGACCCCGGTCGAATACATGATGCGCAACGTCAACGGCCAGTGGAAAATCTTCGACGTGAACATCGAAGGCATTTCCTACGTACAGACCTTCCGTACCCAGTTCGACGCGCCGCTGCGCCAGAAGGGGATCCAGGAAGTGGCCAAAGAACTGCGTGCCGGTTCCATGCAGGCCGGGCCGGCCGGCAATGGCAAGTAA
- a CDS encoding STAS domain-containing protein translates to MASNSASARIDGSRCVFDGVLDRDAVVALWSKLKDLPDNVLQLDLNAVTQLDSAGLALLAELTARARDDGRTLVVNGNPAGLNELSAAYRLAPSLDFNASTAAS, encoded by the coding sequence ATGGCAAGTAACAGCGCCAGCGCGCGGATCGACGGTTCGCGCTGCGTGTTCGACGGCGTTCTCGACCGCGACGCCGTGGTGGCGCTGTGGTCGAAGCTGAAGGACCTGCCAGACAACGTGCTGCAGCTCGACCTGAACGCAGTCACGCAGCTGGACAGCGCCGGTCTGGCGTTGCTGGCCGAGCTCACCGCGCGCGCCCGCGACGACGGGCGTACGCTGGTGGTCAATGGCAACCCTGCCGGCCTCAATGAACTCAGCGCCGCCTACCGGCTGGCGCCGTCCCTGGATTTCAATGCCTCTACTGCCGCGAGCTGA
- a CDS encoding MlaA family lipoprotein, whose product MNVVRTASLFLLVLALSACAAKPARDSAPATVAVSPVAATDVPAPVADGGAAVPAPAPVAAAAPAVSGSDAAASDAAPTDGTAPAATGAAPTGAEDDFAALYGGPAPNADGAEASTSAYDPWEGFNRRVHAFNNVVDRAIARPLATAYTNVVPRFARTGVSNFFSNLRAPVTITNQLLQGRPGDAWDSLGRFIINTTVGIGGLWDPASAGQVPRRSEDFGQTLGAWGWRSSRYVELPFFGPRTVRDVFGLAGDIPLSPIRTIEQDNIRIPLQGLQLVDMRSQLLALDDIRDNAVDEYALTRDAWLQRRNYQIVNDLRGRRERGKDADDSAPIPVDAMPMPNWGN is encoded by the coding sequence ATGAACGTCGTACGCACCGCTTCCCTTTTCCTGCTGGTCCTGGCGCTCAGCGCCTGCGCGGCCAAGCCGGCCCGTGACAGTGCGCCGGCCACCGTCGCCGTGTCACCCGTCGCTGCGACTGATGTTCCCGCGCCGGTGGCTGACGGCGGCGCGGCGGTGCCCGCGCCGGCACCGGTCGCGGCCGCTGCACCTGCAGTTTCCGGCTCCGACGCTGCTGCGTCCGACGCTGCCCCCACCGATGGCACCGCACCGGCCGCCACTGGCGCCGCACCCACCGGTGCCGAGGATGACTTCGCCGCGCTGTACGGTGGCCCGGCGCCCAACGCCGACGGCGCCGAGGCGTCGACCTCGGCCTACGACCCCTGGGAGGGTTTCAACCGCCGCGTGCACGCCTTCAACAACGTGGTCGACCGCGCGATCGCGCGTCCGCTGGCCACCGCGTACACCAATGTGGTGCCGCGCTTCGCACGCACCGGCGTGAGCAACTTCTTCAGCAACCTGCGCGCACCGGTGACCATCACCAACCAGCTGCTGCAGGGGCGCCCGGGCGACGCCTGGGACAGCCTGGGCCGTTTCATCATCAACACCACGGTAGGCATCGGCGGCCTGTGGGACCCGGCCAGTGCCGGCCAGGTGCCGCGTCGCAGCGAAGACTTCGGCCAGACCCTGGGCGCGTGGGGCTGGCGCAGCTCGCGTTACGTGGAGCTGCCGTTCTTCGGCCCGCGTACCGTGCGCGATGTGTTCGGCCTGGCCGGCGACATTCCGCTCTCGCCGATCCGCACCATCGAGCAGGACAACATCCGCATCCCGCTGCAGGGCCTGCAGCTGGTGGACATGCGCTCGCAGCTGCTGGCGCTGGACGACATCCGCGACAACGCCGTGGACGAGTACGCGCTCACGCGCGATGCCTGGCTGCAGCGCCGCAACTACCAGATCGTGAACGACCTGCGGGGTCGACGCGAACGCGGCAAGGATGCCGACGACTCCGCCCCGATCCCGGTGGATGCGATGCCGATGCCCAACTGGGGTAACTGA
- a CDS encoding glutathione peroxidase, with translation MSQTVYDIPVTTIEGQPSSLADYRGKVLLVVNVASKCGLTPQYEGLQALYADKQAAGLEVLGFPANNFLAQEPGSDAEIQQFCQLEYNVSFPMFAKVSVAGDDIHPLYQQLTQAQPAATGEGPMREKLQGAVAKYPDLMVNPAPGVLWNFEKFLVGRNGQVVARFAPDVPANDPRLLDAIDAALAA, from the coding sequence GTGAGCCAGACCGTCTACGACATTCCCGTCACCACCATCGAAGGCCAGCCCAGCTCGCTGGCCGACTACCGCGGCAAGGTGCTGCTGGTGGTCAACGTGGCTTCCAAGTGCGGCCTGACCCCGCAGTACGAAGGCCTGCAGGCTCTGTACGCCGACAAGCAGGCCGCCGGCCTGGAAGTGCTCGGTTTCCCGGCCAACAACTTCCTGGCCCAGGAGCCGGGCAGCGATGCGGAGATCCAGCAGTTCTGCCAGCTGGAATACAACGTCAGTTTCCCGATGTTCGCCAAGGTCAGCGTGGCCGGCGACGACATCCATCCGCTGTACCAGCAGCTCACCCAGGCCCAGCCGGCCGCCACAGGCGAAGGTCCGATGCGCGAAAAGCTGCAGGGCGCGGTTGCCAAGTACCCGGACCTGATGGTCAATCCGGCCCCGGGCGTGCTGTGGAACTTCGAGAAGTTCCTGGTCGGCCGCAACGGCCAGGTGGTCGCCCGCTTCGCCCCCGACGTACCGGCCAACGACCCGCGCCTGCTCGACGCGATCGACGCGGCCCTGGCCGCCTGA
- the rmuC gene encoding DNA recombination protein RmuC — protein sequence MQPEFLILGGLLCAVLVLQLVSLLRRSNHGDLEQSLREEARVGRSELREQLEGLGRQQDARLESFARALTDLSTRTDQRLDLLRDALGEDARKAREEAAVTQQRSAESLGQRLQDMTQRNELRIGEMRATLEQQLKNLQSDNAEKLDQMRVTVDEKLQTTLEARLGASFQLVSDRLEQVQRGLGEMQQLATGVGDLKRVLTNVKNRGSWGEVQLDNILEQTLTQEQYARGVKVRPDSGEMVDIAVRLPGRGHEDTPVWLPIDSKFPREDYERLLDAQEQGDADGVRVQGAQLERAIRIQAKSICDKYIVPPHTTDFAVMFLPTEGLYAEVIRRPGLVDLLQREHRVVVAGPTTVTALLNSLQMGFRTLAIEQRSSEVWSLLGAVKSEFGKFAGILEKAEKQISTVGRSLGEASRKTRTIERRLRGVESLGSEQTEQLLGGIGLDAADEDESADDATTTQD from the coding sequence ATGCAACCTGAATTCCTCATCCTTGGCGGCCTGCTCTGTGCCGTCCTCGTGCTGCAGCTGGTTTCCCTGCTGCGGCGTTCCAACCATGGCGACCTGGAGCAGTCCCTGCGCGAGGAAGCGCGGGTCGGCCGCAGCGAGCTGCGCGAGCAGCTGGAAGGGCTGGGCCGGCAGCAGGACGCCCGCCTGGAATCGTTCGCGCGCGCGCTGACCGACCTGTCGACCCGCACCGACCAGCGCCTGGACCTGCTGCGCGACGCGCTGGGCGAAGACGCGCGCAAGGCGCGCGAGGAAGCGGCGGTGACCCAGCAGCGTTCGGCCGAATCGCTGGGCCAGCGCCTGCAGGACATGACCCAACGCAACGAGCTGCGCATCGGCGAGATGCGTGCCACGCTGGAGCAGCAGCTCAAGAACCTGCAGAGCGACAACGCCGAAAAGCTCGACCAGATGCGGGTCACCGTCGACGAAAAGCTGCAGACCACGCTCGAAGCGCGGCTGGGCGCGTCGTTCCAGCTGGTTTCCGACCGCCTGGAGCAGGTCCAGCGCGGGCTGGGCGAAATGCAGCAGCTGGCCACCGGCGTGGGCGATCTCAAGCGCGTGCTGACCAACGTCAAGAACCGCGGCAGCTGGGGCGAAGTGCAGCTGGATAACATCCTCGAACAGACCCTCACCCAGGAGCAGTACGCGCGTGGGGTGAAAGTGCGCCCGGACAGCGGCGAGATGGTCGACATCGCGGTGCGCCTGCCCGGGCGTGGCCATGAAGACACGCCCGTGTGGCTGCCGATCGATTCCAAGTTCCCGCGCGAAGACTACGAGCGCCTGCTCGATGCGCAGGAGCAGGGTGATGCCGACGGCGTGCGCGTGCAGGGCGCGCAGCTGGAACGCGCGATCCGCATCCAGGCCAAGTCGATCTGCGACAAGTACATCGTGCCGCCGCACACCACCGACTTCGCGGTGATGTTCCTGCCGACCGAAGGGCTGTATGCCGAAGTGATCCGGCGCCCGGGACTGGTGGACCTGCTGCAGCGCGAACACCGCGTGGTGGTGGCCGGGCCGACCACGGTCACCGCGCTGCTCAACAGCCTGCAGATGGGCTTCCGCACGCTGGCCATCGAACAGCGCTCCAGCGAAGTGTGGAGCCTGCTGGGCGCGGTCAAGAGCGAGTTCGGCAAGTTCGCCGGCATCCTGGAAAAGGCCGAGAAGCAGATCAGCACGGTCGGGCGCAGCCTGGGCGAGGCCAGCCGCAAGACGCGCACCATCGAGCGCCGCCTGCGCGGCGTGGAGTCGCTCGGCAGCGAGCAGACCGAACAGCTGCTGGGTGGAATCGGGCTGGACGCGGCCGACGAGGACGAGTCGGCAGACGACGCAACGACCACGCAGGACTGA